One window from the genome of bacterium encodes:
- a CDS encoding tetratricopeptide repeat protein — protein sequence MGRVSNNDQDIAQVSLKLQPTSEKDEIQTLLRLISKAIKKDNALFLFVRYQNFRDAQNMINVLQQKSDTGIKFISINCQSQNIQFLSPHLLQKQNTKTVFCIFNLPRHQDSQGAEIDPNFLENLNFTRDQLQEHKIKAIFFLTEYELSAVINKADDFWAFRHRLLELPEEIQHFINIWSRAEVSFIASNKEEIHRQIGYRKSLLDTVSSPEKKVSLINEIAQRYHLLGQYEKALVLLEEGLETSRKIGDKKGEGTILNNISQIYDARGDYDTALDYLNRSLKIRQEIEDKSGEGRTLNNISQIFKARGDYDTALDYLNRSLKIFKEGGNKYEEGKTLNNISQIYHAR from the coding sequence ATGGGAAGAGTTTCAAATAATGACCAGGATATTGCTCAGGTAAGTCTAAAACTTCAGCCAACATCCGAAAAAGATGAGATTCAAACACTGCTCCGTTTAATTAGCAAGGCTATAAAAAAAGATAACGCCCTTTTCTTATTTGTCCGATACCAAAATTTCCGTGATGCTCAGAATATGATTAATGTCTTGCAACAAAAGAGTGATACTGGCATTAAGTTCATCTCGATTAACTGTCAGAGCCAAAATATCCAATTTTTATCTCCACACCTTCTTCAGAAGCAGAATACTAAGACGGTATTTTGTATCTTTAATCTACCACGCCACCAAGATTCACAAGGAGCGGAAATTGACCCTAACTTTCTTGAAAACCTGAATTTTACCAGGGACCAATTGCAAGAGCATAAAATCAAGGCTATCTTTTTTCTTACTGAGTATGAACTTTCGGCTGTAATCAACAAGGCAGATGATTTTTGGGCATTCAGACACCGCCTCCTGGAATTGCCTGAAGAGATACAGCATTTCATAAATATCTGGAGCCGTGCGGAGGTTTCTTTTATTGCCTCCAATAAAGAAGAAATCCACAGACAGATTGGATATAGAAAAAGCTTGCTTGATACGGTCTCTTCACCTGAAAAAAAAGTTTCCCTAATTAATGAGATTGCCCAGCGTTATCACCTCCTGGGACAATATGAAAAGGCATTAGTCCTGCTTGAGGAAGGATTGGAGACTTCAAGGAAAATCGGGGATAAAAAAGGTGAAGGGACAATCCTGAACAATATCAGTCAGATTTACGATGCAAGAGGAGATTACGATACCGCTCTTGACTATCTTAACCGCTCATTAAAGATTCGCCAGGAAATCGAGGATAAAAGTGGGGAAGGGAGAACCCTGAACAATATCAGTCAGATTTTTAAGGCCCGAGGAGATTACGATACCGCTCTTGACTATCTTAACCGCTCATTAAAGATATTCAAGGAAGGTGGGAATAAATATGAAGAAGGCAAAACACTGAACAATATCAGTCAGATTTACCATGCCCGAG
- a CDS encoding tetratricopeptide repeat protein, protein YDTALDYLNRSLKIFKEGGNKYEEGKTLNNISQIYHARGDYETALDYLNRSLKISQEIGDKSGEGTTLNNISQIFKARGDYDTALDYLNRSLKIFKEGGNKYEEGATLNNISQIYDARGDYETALDYLNRSLKIRQEIGDKPGQCYTLHNIAMIEDARKNMEAVLALEMEAYRLAMETSDAMGLFQVGKWLGQLLVGMGQREEGTVILQRAFEIGRAAKLPGTEQIRDILAQPGGS, encoded by the coding sequence ATTACGATACCGCTCTTGACTATCTTAACCGCTCATTAAAGATATTCAAGGAAGGTGGGAATAAATATGAAGAAGGCAAAACACTGAACAATATCAGTCAGATTTACCATGCCCGAGGAGATTACGAGACCGCTCTTGACTATCTTAACCGCTCATTAAAGATTAGCCAGGAAATCGGGGATAAAAGTGGGGAAGGGACAACCCTGAACAATATCAGTCAGATTTTTAAGGCAAGAGGAGATTACGATACCGCTCTTGACTATCTTAACCGCTCATTAAAGATATTCAAGGAAGGTGGGAATAAATATGAAGAAGGGGCAACCCTGAACAATATCAGTCAGATTTACGATGCAAGAGGAGATTACGAGACCGCTCTTGACTATCTTAACCGCTCATTAAAGATTCGCCAGGAAATCGGGGATAAACCAGGGCAATGCTACACGCTTCACAATATCGCTATGATTGAGGATGCAAGGAAGAATATGGAAGCGGTATTAGCACTGGAGATGGAGGCTTACCGGCTGGCTATGGAAACAAGCGATGCCATGGGACTGTTTCAGGTAGGTAAGTGGCTTGGGCAACTGTTGGTTGGTATGGGTCAAAGAGAAGAAGGCACAGTCATTCTCCAGCGGGCGTTTGAGATTGGTCGGGCAGCTAAGTTGCCGGGCACAGAGCAAATCAGGGATATTTTAGCCCAGCCTGGGGGCTCGTAA